The following are from one region of the Rosistilla carotiformis genome:
- a CDS encoding sialate O-acetylesterase: MITKCKRIRQPALLLALATIWLNQSAQSAPAAEPAGKPLKVFILAGQSNMQGHAKVSTFDAMRLNPATAPLLKQMRNPDGSPRVCEKVWITSIGSADAEQTGRLTVGYGAAARGPKIGPEFTFGITMESLIDQPILIIKTAWGGKSLHTDFRPPNAGPYEFNETQLKQFQRQGKDIVQIKADKTKATGHYYRLMIDHVEKVLADIGRVYPDYDAKQGFELAGFVWFQGWNDMVDGGVYPSRDQPGGYDQYSKLLTQFIHDVRNDLASPKLPFVIGVMGVGGPTDHYGPEQQRYTAVHQNFRDAMAAPAGLLEFKGNVSAVLTEDYWDREVVRLQEREKIIKPRLDEIAKSIKAGTTQRDEGQVAINNLYAANFDERELEILQQSTSNAAYHYLGSAGIMAQIGKGFAEATVQFTK, translated from the coding sequence GTGATCACGAAGTGCAAACGAATTCGACAACCAGCACTGCTGCTCGCGTTAGCGACAATCTGGCTGAATCAATCCGCCCAATCTGCTCCCGCTGCGGAACCCGCCGGAAAACCACTAAAGGTTTTCATTCTTGCCGGGCAGTCGAACATGCAGGGGCATGCAAAGGTAAGCACGTTCGACGCCATGCGGCTGAACCCGGCGACAGCACCGCTGTTGAAACAGATGCGCAATCCGGACGGATCGCCGCGAGTCTGTGAAAAGGTTTGGATCACATCGATCGGATCCGCCGACGCCGAGCAAACCGGCCGCCTGACGGTCGGGTATGGCGCGGCGGCGCGGGGGCCAAAGATCGGTCCGGAATTCACGTTCGGCATCACGATGGAAAGCCTGATCGACCAGCCGATCTTGATCATCAAAACGGCCTGGGGCGGAAAGAGTTTGCATACGGACTTCCGCCCGCCGAACGCTGGCCCCTATGAGTTCAATGAAACGCAATTGAAACAGTTCCAAAGGCAGGGCAAGGACATCGTTCAGATCAAAGCGGACAAGACGAAAGCCACAGGACACTACTATCGCCTAATGATCGATCACGTGGAAAAGGTGCTCGCCGATATCGGGCGAGTCTATCCGGACTACGACGCAAAGCAGGGTTTCGAATTGGCGGGCTTCGTTTGGTTCCAAGGCTGGAACGACATGGTCGATGGCGGCGTTTATCCGTCGCGGGATCAGCCGGGAGGCTACGACCAGTACAGCAAGCTCTTGACGCAGTTCATTCACGATGTCCGAAACGATCTCGCGTCGCCCAAGCTGCCGTTTGTGATTGGCGTAATGGGAGTCGGCGGCCCGACCGACCACTACGGCCCGGAACAGCAGCGTTACACCGCCGTTCACCAGAACTTCCGCGACGCGATGGCCGCGCCGGCAGGGCTCCTCGAATTCAAAGGGAATGTGTCCGCCGTGTTGACCGAAGACTACTGGGATAGGGAAGTCGTCCGATTGCAAGAACGGGAAAAAATTATCAAGCCAAGGCTGGACGAGATTGCAAAATCGATCAAGGCGGGCACAACGCAACGCGATGAAGGACAAGTCGCGATCAACAATCTCTACGCCGCGAATTTCGACGAACGAGAATTGGAGATCCTCCAGCAAAGTACTTCAAACGCCGCCTACCATTACCTAGGTTCCGCCGGCATCATGGCGCAGATCGGCAAGGGCTTTGCCGAGGCGACGGTGCAATTCACGAAGTGA
- a CDS encoding outer membrane protein assembly factor BamB family protein, with translation MFRQLRLDLFFLSMAALILGGSTRLSAEDWPQFRGPESRGVSEAMELPDRWSETENVVWKTPIAGRGWSSPIVVGERLFLTTVTRNTGKPEDAKPGLYFGGNREKPADVPHAWKAICLDRKSGKPLWEKTLHQGKPATSRHIKNSYASETPVSDGEHLYVLFGDVGLYCLSVDGDLVWQKELPPCKTRYDWGTAASPVLHEGRLYLISDNEDASYLAAIDAKTGEQVWRVERDEKSNWSTPFIWKHELRTEIITPGTGRIRSYDLDGKLLYELSGCSSITIAMPYAAHGLLYVSSGYVNDDMRPIFAIRPGASGDISLRGEATSNEFIAWCQPKAAPYNPSTIVYGDQLYVLHDRGLMASYDALTGEVIYEKKRIPGGRSFTSSPWAYQGKIFCLNEFGKTLAIAAGPEFKLLQTNELDSTELCMTTPAIADGQLILRTGDAVYCIAKP, from the coding sequence ATGTTCCGCCAACTCAGGCTCGATCTGTTTTTCCTCTCGATGGCGGCTCTGATCCTTGGCGGTTCCACGCGTCTATCGGCCGAGGACTGGCCGCAGTTTCGTGGTCCCGAATCGCGAGGCGTCTCCGAAGCGATGGAGCTACCGGACCGATGGAGCGAAACCGAAAATGTCGTTTGGAAAACGCCGATTGCCGGTCGCGGTTGGTCATCGCCAATCGTGGTAGGTGAGCGTCTGTTTTTGACCACAGTAACTCGAAACACGGGTAAGCCGGAGGATGCGAAACCGGGTCTTTACTTCGGCGGTAATCGCGAGAAACCAGCTGACGTGCCGCATGCATGGAAGGCGATCTGCTTGGACCGGAAATCGGGAAAGCCATTATGGGAGAAAACGCTTCACCAGGGAAAACCTGCTACTTCGCGTCATATCAAGAACAGTTACGCATCGGAAACGCCAGTCAGTGATGGCGAACATCTCTATGTGTTATTTGGCGATGTGGGGCTGTACTGCCTGAGTGTCGACGGTGATTTGGTTTGGCAAAAGGAACTGCCACCATGCAAAACGCGCTACGACTGGGGTACCGCCGCTTCTCCCGTACTGCACGAAGGACGCCTGTATCTGATAAGCGATAATGAAGATGCGTCCTACCTGGCGGCGATCGACGCAAAGACGGGAGAGCAAGTCTGGCGAGTCGAACGCGACGAAAAGAGCAACTGGTCCACGCCTTTCATCTGGAAGCACGAATTGCGGACCGAGATCATCACGCCGGGAACCGGCCGGATTCGATCGTATGACCTGGACGGCAAACTGCTTTACGAGCTGAGTGGATGTTCGAGTATCACAATCGCGATGCCATACGCGGCGCATGGACTACTGTATGTGTCGTCGGGTTACGTCAATGACGACATGCGGCCCATCTTTGCGATTCGGCCAGGCGCATCGGGCGATATTTCACTTCGTGGCGAGGCAACGTCCAATGAGTTTATTGCGTGGTGTCAGCCCAAGGCAGCGCCATACAACCCATCGACCATCGTCTACGGCGACCAGTTGTATGTTCTGCACGATCGGGGCCTGATGGCTTCTTATGATGCGCTCACGGGTGAAGTGATCTACGAAAAGAAACGGATCCCCGGCGGCAGATCATTTACATCATCGCCGTGGGCTTATCAGGGAAAGATCTTCTGTCTGAATGAGTTTGGGAAAACGCTGGCCATTGCCGCCGGTCCTGAATTCAAACTCTTGCAGACCAATGAACTCGACAGCACCGAACTTTGCATGACCACACCCGCGATTGCCGACGGCCAGTTAATTCTGCGCACCGGAGACGCGGTCTATTGCATTGCGAAGCCATAG
- the glgP gene encoding alpha-glucan family phosphorylase → MKSPFQSDQPRYPSLPTDIEGFDALATLALDLRSSWNHSTDVIWRALDRELWDLTHNPWVVLQTVSRKRIEQLLSEPAFRNNLDQELQAWQQLHEASPWFQRQHAGSELKQAAYFSMEFMLSEALPIYSGGLGNVAGDQLKAVSDLGVPVVGVGLLYQQGYFRQTIDAEGSQQALFPYNDPGQLPITPLRRPDGQWLRLEILLPGYSVWLRAWEAQVGRVKLYLLDSNDAANYPAHRSITSELYGGGPELRLKQELVLGIGGWRLLEALGIAPEVCHLNEGHAAFAVLERARSFMNATGHSFEVALAATRAGNLFTTHTAVAAGFDRFSPKLIEQYLGRYATQMLGIEVQDLLALGRQSVDNPNEMFNMAYLAIRGSGAINGVSRLHGEVSRRIFEPLFPRWPEAEIPVGHITNGVHMPSWDSAAADQLWTEVCGKERWREPCPKLPEAIRKVSDAQLWRFRIESSKALVEFARDRLSRLLASSGADESEVEAAKHRFDPHALTLGFARRFATYKRPNLLLHDPDRLLRLLSDPERPVQLILAGKAHPADDAGKEMIRQWIQFIRHPLARKHVIFLSDYDMLMTERLVQGVDVWVNTPRRPWEASGTSGMKVLVNGGINLSELDGWWAEAYRPELGWALGDGQEHQDDSAIDAAEAEQLYQILENEVIPEFYDRNAEGIPTAWLQRMRNSMSTLTPEYSATRTVRQYTEQHYLPAAKAYRKRIAFDGQLATGIANWENSLKEKWSSLRFGAVQCHTDANEHHFEVEVYLDGLDPSFVAVQLYAEAREEGTPRCVEMRRTASRPDDDGTPWTVFQASVPATEIADDYTARVIPIHSDVAIPLELNLCLWQR, encoded by the coding sequence ATGAAATCACCATTTCAAAGCGACCAACCACGCTACCCTTCACTTCCTACCGACATCGAAGGGTTTGATGCATTGGCAACGTTGGCACTCGACCTGCGTTCTTCCTGGAATCACTCGACCGACGTGATTTGGCGGGCGCTCGATCGCGAACTCTGGGATCTGACGCACAATCCGTGGGTCGTGTTGCAGACGGTCTCGCGGAAACGTATCGAACAGCTGCTGAGCGAGCCAGCGTTTCGCAACAATCTGGACCAGGAGCTGCAGGCTTGGCAGCAGCTGCACGAAGCGTCCCCCTGGTTCCAACGGCAACATGCCGGTTCAGAATTGAAACAAGCGGCGTACTTTAGCATGGAATTCATGCTGAGCGAGGCGTTGCCGATCTATTCCGGCGGCCTCGGCAATGTAGCGGGAGATCAATTGAAGGCGGTCAGCGATCTTGGTGTCCCCGTGGTGGGTGTGGGGTTGCTGTATCAGCAAGGGTATTTCCGGCAAACGATCGACGCCGAGGGATCGCAACAGGCGCTGTTTCCCTACAACGATCCAGGCCAATTACCGATCACGCCGCTGCGTCGCCCCGATGGGCAATGGTTGCGATTGGAGATCTTGCTGCCGGGCTATTCGGTTTGGCTGAGGGCCTGGGAGGCACAGGTCGGACGTGTGAAGTTGTATCTTTTGGACAGCAATGACGCGGCGAACTATCCCGCGCATCGCAGCATCACCAGCGAACTCTACGGCGGCGGCCCCGAACTCCGCCTAAAGCAAGAACTCGTGCTCGGCATCGGTGGCTGGCGGCTGCTCGAAGCGCTCGGCATCGCCCCGGAAGTTTGCCATCTAAACGAAGGGCACGCCGCGTTTGCCGTGCTCGAACGCGCCCGCAGCTTCATGAACGCCACGGGGCATTCGTTCGAAGTCGCACTGGCGGCAACACGCGCGGGCAACCTGTTCACCACGCACACCGCCGTAGCGGCTGGCTTTGATAGATTCTCGCCTAAGCTGATCGAACAATACCTCGGTCGCTATGCGACCCAAATGCTTGGGATCGAAGTCCAAGACCTGCTGGCGTTGGGGCGACAATCAGTCGACAATCCCAACGAAATGTTCAACATGGCCTACCTGGCGATTCGCGGAAGCGGGGCAATTAATGGCGTCAGCCGGTTGCATGGCGAAGTCAGCCGCAGGATCTTCGAACCACTGTTCCCGCGGTGGCCCGAAGCGGAAATCCCTGTCGGTCACATCACCAACGGAGTCCACATGCCCAGCTGGGACTCCGCAGCCGCGGACCAATTGTGGACCGAGGTCTGTGGCAAGGAACGTTGGCGCGAACCGTGCCCGAAATTGCCCGAAGCGATCCGCAAAGTCTCCGACGCTCAACTGTGGCGTTTTCGCATTGAATCGAGCAAGGCGCTGGTGGAATTTGCAAGAGACCGGCTGTCCCGACTGCTTGCCTCGTCAGGGGCCGATGAGAGCGAAGTTGAAGCGGCCAAACATCGGTTCGATCCGCATGCTTTGACACTCGGTTTTGCCCGTCGGTTTGCAACGTATAAACGTCCGAATCTGCTGCTGCATGATCCCGATCGACTACTGCGATTGCTGAGCGATCCCGAGCGTCCGGTGCAATTGATTTTGGCCGGGAAAGCGCATCCCGCCGACGACGCGGGAAAAGAAATGATCCGTCAATGGATTCAGTTCATTCGTCATCCATTAGCCCGCAAGCATGTGATCTTCCTGAGCGACTATGACATGCTGATGACCGAACGGTTGGTCCAAGGGGTCGATGTTTGGGTCAACACGCCGCGGCGTCCTTGGGAAGCCAGCGGCACCAGCGGAATGAAGGTGCTGGTCAACGGAGGCATCAACCTTTCGGAACTGGATGGTTGGTGGGCGGAAGCTTACCGGCCCGAACTCGGTTGGGCGCTGGGAGACGGCCAAGAACACCAGGATGATTCCGCAATCGATGCGGCCGAAGCCGAACAGCTCTACCAGATCCTGGAAAACGAAGTGATCCCCGAATTCTACGACCGCAACGCGGAAGGCATTCCCACGGCGTGGCTGCAGCGGATGCGAAACAGCATGTCGACGCTAACGCCCGAATATTCGGCGACTCGTACCGTGCGGCAGTATACCGAACAGCATTATCTGCCGGCGGCCAAAGCGTATCGCAAACGGATCGCATTCGACGGACAACTGGCAACCGGCATCGCCAACTGGGAAAACTCGCTGAAAGAGAAATGGAGCTCGCTGCGATTTGGCGCCGTGCAATGCCACACCGATGCCAACGAACATCACTTTGAGGTGGAGGTCTATCTGGATGGACTGGACCCCAGTTTTGTCGCCGTGCAGCTATATGCCGAAGCACGGGAAGAAGGCACGCCGCGTTGCGTTGAGATGCGGCGGACCGCAAGCCGTCCGGACGACGACGGAACCCCGTGGACGGTCTTTCAGGCATCGGTTCCTGCGACGGAGATCGCCGACGACTATACCGCCCGGGTGATCCCGATCCACAGCGACGTGGCAATCCCGTTGGAACTGAACCTATGTCTCTGGCAACGCTAG
- the moaA gene encoding GTP 3',8-cyclase MoaA: MTAFDETHTAEPRQAAGRLIDRFGRVHRSLRISVIDRCNIRCFYCMPEHVDSFLPQTDLLSFDEIVRVVRLLASAGVSKIRLTGGEPLLRPNLDALIARIAAVPGVDEIALTTNGILLPRFAESLKAAGLQRLNISLDTLDEATFQRISRRSGVDRVIAGIDHAIDLGFEQIRLNALAIRGLTETEIVPLVDFARRRNLTLRFIEYMPLDADRAWRDDNVLTGDAIRQRLETQYGPLQETGRDDPAQPAIDYRFADGSGRVGFINPVSKPFCNACDRLRLTADGGLRNCLFSDRNWDLRSLLRSGASDADLRNLISESVAAKEPGHLISRPGFQQPQRAMYQIGG, encoded by the coding sequence TTGACTGCTTTCGATGAGACGCATACCGCCGAACCGCGGCAGGCTGCCGGGCGATTGATCGATCGCTTCGGCCGCGTCCATCGTTCGCTTCGGATCAGCGTGATCGATCGCTGCAACATCCGCTGCTTCTATTGCATGCCCGAGCATGTCGACAGCTTTCTGCCCCAAACTGATCTGCTCTCGTTCGATGAGATCGTTCGCGTCGTCCGGCTCTTGGCTTCCGCTGGCGTTTCGAAGATTCGGCTGACCGGCGGCGAACCGCTACTGCGACCGAACCTCGACGCGCTGATCGCTCGAATCGCGGCGGTCCCGGGAGTCGATGAGATCGCTCTGACGACCAATGGGATCCTGCTACCTAGGTTTGCTGAATCGTTAAAGGCGGCCGGGTTGCAGCGTTTGAACATCAGCCTCGATACGTTGGACGAAGCGACCTTTCAAAGGATCAGTCGACGCAGCGGAGTCGACCGCGTGATCGCGGGGATCGACCACGCGATCGATCTCGGGTTTGAACAGATTCGGCTGAACGCATTGGCGATTCGCGGACTAACCGAAACGGAGATTGTGCCACTTGTCGATTTCGCCCGCCGCCGAAATTTAACGCTACGGTTCATCGAATACATGCCATTGGATGCCGATCGGGCATGGCGTGATGACAACGTTTTAACAGGCGACGCGATCCGCCAACGGTTGGAAACCCAATATGGGCCGCTGCAGGAAACCGGCCGCGACGATCCCGCTCAACCGGCGATCGACTACCGATTCGCCGACGGCAGCGGCCGCGTCGGTTTTATCAATCCGGTCTCGAAGCCGTTTTGTAATGCCTGCGATCGGCTGCGGTTAACGGCTGACGGCGGCCTGCGCAATTGTCTGTTCTCCGATCGCAACTGGGATCTTCGATCGCTATTGCGGTCGGGCGCTAGTGACGCCGATCTGCGGAACTTGATCAGCGAAAGCGTCGCCGCGAAAGAGCCCGGTCATCTGATCTCGCGGCCTGGATTCCAGCAGCCGCAGCGGGCGATGTATCAGATCGGCGGATAA